One Sinorhizobium mexicanum genomic region harbors:
- the cbiB gene encoding adenosylcobinamide-phosphate synthase CbiB — MTFEIFLILVVALVIDRLVGDPDWLWERVTHPVVFFGKGIGILDEALNRGRAGPAALKMRGLAAIAFLLLASIVVGVVFHRLFDVLGAVGFLLEAIVVAVFLAQKSLADHVKRVAQALREDGLEGGRTAVSMIVGRDPKTLDEPGVCRAAIESLAENFSDGVVAPAFWYAIAGLPGLFAYKMLNTADSMIGHKSPKYLHFGWAAARLDDLANLPAARLSILLVAAGAYFKRGAEAARTAMDVARRDHGLHRSPNSGWPEAAMAGALDLQLAGPRTYSGVTVDEPMINEPGRSMATPEDIDAAVSVFYGACSAMALSFAVAALVASLF, encoded by the coding sequence GTGACTTTTGAAATTTTTCTCATCCTCGTTGTCGCACTGGTAATCGACCGTCTGGTCGGTGATCCCGACTGGCTCTGGGAGCGCGTGACGCATCCGGTCGTCTTCTTCGGCAAGGGGATCGGGATTTTAGACGAGGCGCTCAATCGCGGTAGGGCGGGGCCGGCGGCCCTCAAGATGAGGGGGCTCGCGGCGATCGCGTTTCTGCTCTTGGCAAGCATCGTGGTCGGCGTCGTGTTTCATCGCCTGTTCGATGTGCTGGGCGCCGTTGGCTTTCTGCTGGAGGCCATCGTCGTTGCCGTCTTTCTTGCACAGAAGAGCCTCGCCGATCACGTGAAGCGCGTGGCGCAGGCACTGCGTGAAGACGGGCTTGAAGGCGGCAGGACGGCCGTGTCGATGATCGTCGGCCGCGATCCGAAGACGCTCGACGAGCCCGGTGTCTGCCGGGCGGCCATCGAAAGCCTTGCGGAGAACTTCTCGGATGGGGTCGTGGCGCCCGCCTTCTGGTACGCAATCGCCGGGCTTCCGGGCCTGTTCGCCTACAAGATGCTGAATACGGCCGATTCGATGATCGGCCACAAAAGCCCGAAATATCTGCATTTCGGCTGGGCGGCGGCACGGCTGGACGACCTTGCCAATCTGCCGGCCGCGCGCCTTTCGATCCTGCTGGTAGCCGCCGGCGCCTATTTCAAGCGCGGTGCGGAGGCGGCACGGACAGCAATGGATGTCGCGCGACGGGATCACGGCCTCCATCGGTCACCGAATTCCGGTTGGCCCGAGGCAGCGATGGCGGGGGCGCTGGATCTCCAGCTTGCCGGGCCACGGACCTACAGCGGCGTGACGGTTGACGAACCGATGATCAACGAGCCCGGCAGGTCGATGGCGACGCCGGAGGATATCGATGCCGCCGTTTCCGTCTTTTATGGCGCCTGCTCGGCGATGGCGCTGAGCTTTGCCGTCGCGGCTTTGGTTGCGTCGCTGTTCTGA
- a CDS encoding cobyrinate a,c-diamide synthase, with translation MSGLLIAAPSSGSGKTTVTLGLMRALRRRGIAIAPGKAGPDYIDPAFHTAASGEPCFNYDPWAMRPELLVANAAQVASGGRTLVVEAMMGLYDGAADGTGAPADLAATLGLAVILVVDCARLSHSVAALVRGYTDYRDDIRVAGVILNKVGSDRHEMMLRDALDRARVAIFGVLRQDSSLKLPERHLGLVQAGEHGGLEPFIDHAADFVEANCDLGAILAAATPSPPGAANSEITAMKPLGQRIAVARDVAFAFCYAHLISGWRMQGAEISFFSPLADEAPESGVDAIYLPGGYPELHAEKLAGAAQFRKGLQGAAETSVRIFGECGGYMTLGEGLVAADGRRYEMLGLLPLVTSFAERKRHLGYRRVAPLDNAFFDGTMTAHEFHYATIVSEGAAEPLFAVHDAAGSNLGYAGLRRGSVAGSFMHLIDLSGRQ, from the coding sequence ATGAGCGGTCTTCTGATTGCGGCCCCGAGCTCTGGCTCGGGGAAGACCACGGTGACGCTCGGGCTGATGCGGGCACTGAGGCGGCGTGGGATCGCCATCGCACCCGGCAAGGCCGGGCCCGACTATATCGATCCCGCCTTCCACACCGCCGCAAGCGGTGAGCCCTGCTTCAACTATGATCCCTGGGCGATGCGCCCCGAGCTGCTCGTTGCCAATGCCGCGCAGGTGGCGTCCGGCGGCCGCACGCTTGTGGTCGAGGCGATGATGGGTCTCTACGACGGCGCCGCGGATGGCACCGGCGCGCCGGCTGATCTTGCTGCCACGCTCGGGCTCGCCGTGATTCTCGTCGTCGACTGTGCGCGTTTGTCTCATTCGGTCGCGGCGCTGGTGCGCGGTTACACCGACTACCGCGACGATATCCGCGTTGCCGGCGTCATCCTCAACAAGGTCGGCAGCGACCGCCACGAGATGATGCTGCGCGATGCGCTCGACCGCGCACGCGTGGCGATTTTCGGCGTGCTTCGGCAGGACAGCTCCCTGAAGCTGCCGGAGCGTCACCTGGGCCTGGTGCAGGCCGGTGAACACGGGGGCCTGGAACCGTTCATCGACCACGCGGCGGACTTCGTGGAGGCGAATTGCGATCTCGGCGCAATCCTGGCTGCCGCAACACCCTCGCCGCCGGGGGCAGCCAACTCGGAAATCACCGCGATGAAGCCGCTCGGCCAGCGAATCGCTGTCGCCCGCGACGTCGCCTTCGCCTTCTGCTACGCACACCTTATTTCCGGTTGGCGGATGCAGGGCGCGGAAATCTCCTTCTTCTCGCCGCTCGCGGATGAAGCGCCCGAAAGCGGTGTAGACGCGATTTATCTTCCGGGCGGCTATCCCGAACTGCACGCCGAAAAGCTGGCCGGGGCAGCGCAGTTCCGCAAGGGCTTGCAAGGCGCAGCGGAGACGAGCGTGCGCATCTTCGGCGAGTGCGGAGGCTACATGACGCTCGGCGAGGGGCTTGTCGCCGCGGATGGCAGGCGTTACGAAATGCTCGGCCTTCTGCCGCTGGTGACCAGTTTTGCCGAGCGCAAGCGGCATCTCGGCTATCGGCGCGTCGCGCCGCTCGACAACGCATTTTTCGATGGAACAATGACGGCGCACGAGTTCCACTACGCGACCATTGTATCCGAAGGCGCGGCTGAACCGCTCTTCGCGGTCCATGACGCTGCGGGCAGCAATCTCGGTTATGCCGGCCTCCGGCGGGGGAGTGTCGCCGGCTCCTTCATGCATTTGATCGATCTCTCGGGCAGACAATGA
- a CDS encoding zinc-binding dehydrogenase — protein sequence MRALQLLDDRKLEITDLPEPEAPGPGEVTLRVKAVALNHIDVWGWRGMAFAKRKMPLVIGAEASGVVESIGPGVANVLPGQLVSIYGARTCGLCRPCREGRDNLCEHVGGVHGFHLDGFAQELVNLPARLLVPAPPGVDAIGAALAPVTFGTVEHMLFDNAKLEPGETILVHAGGSGIGTAAIQLAKKIGCTVITTVGSDDKIERAKALGADHVINYRTDRFEGVVRKLTKKKGVDVVFEHVGKDTWAGSMLSMKRGGRLVTCGSTSGVSTDMNLMMLFQQQLKLLGSFGCRMENMANAMQKMGRGLVHPVIDTEVGFNDIDRALERMESRQVFGKIILRMD from the coding sequence ATGCGCGCCCTGCAACTGCTCGATGACCGCAAGCTTGAAATCACCGACCTTCCGGAGCCGGAAGCGCCGGGTCCCGGTGAAGTTACGCTTCGCGTCAAGGCCGTCGCGCTCAACCATATCGACGTCTGGGGCTGGCGGGGCATGGCCTTTGCCAAGCGCAAGATGCCGCTGGTGATCGGCGCGGAAGCCTCCGGCGTAGTCGAGAGCATCGGCCCCGGCGTTGCGAATGTCCTGCCCGGCCAGCTCGTCTCAATCTACGGCGCGCGCACCTGTGGGCTCTGCCGCCCCTGCCGCGAAGGTCGTGACAATCTCTGCGAACACGTAGGCGGCGTGCATGGCTTCCATCTTGACGGGTTCGCTCAGGAACTGGTGAACCTCCCGGCGCGCCTGCTCGTTCCGGCACCTCCGGGCGTCGACGCCATCGGTGCGGCACTCGCGCCCGTCACTTTCGGCACGGTCGAGCACATGCTCTTCGACAACGCCAAGCTCGAACCCGGCGAAACGATCCTCGTCCATGCCGGCGGCTCCGGCATCGGCACGGCTGCGATTCAGCTTGCCAAGAAGATCGGCTGCACGGTCATCACCACGGTCGGCTCGGACGACAAGATCGAGAGAGCGAAGGCGCTTGGCGCCGATCATGTGATCAACTATCGCACCGACCGCTTCGAGGGCGTGGTGCGCAAGCTCACCAAGAAGAAGGGCGTCGACGTCGTCTTCGAACATGTCGGCAAGGACACCTGGGCGGGCTCCATGCTGTCGATGAAGCGGGGCGGGCGCCTCGTCACCTGCGGCTCGACCTCCGGTGTCTCGACGGACATGAACCTGATGATGCTCTTCCAGCAGCAGTTGAAGCTGCTCGGCTCCTTTGGCTGCCGCATGGAGAACATGGCCAACGCGATGCAGAAGATGGGCCGGGGCCTCGTGCATCCGGTGATCGATACGGAAGTCGGCTTCAACGATATCGACCGCGCTCTGGAGCGGATGGAGTCGCGTCAGGTCTTCGGCAAGATCATCCTGCGGATGGACTGA
- a CDS encoding beta-ketoacyl-ACP synthase — protein MTKSANDVVITGVGIVTSQGVGVEPHVALLAAAGPPKVRVETERFAPYPVHPLPEIDWSQQIAKRGDQRQMENWQRLGVFAAGLALDDAGLKDNLEACGSMDMIVAAGGGERDINVDSLIVDEGLKRNDREQLLNEKLTTELRPTLFLAQLSNLLAGNISIVHKVTGSSRTFMGEEAAGISAFETAFARIKAGQSTHTLVGGAFSAERIDIILLIEAIQGCAVGDWHPIWSRKPEDGGGLILGSVGAFLVLESRQYAEARGARIYASIEAVGGDRGSRQDGRLEARLAELAAPAAAFEPQSTVVFSGTSGFHDLARREKNFLETTLAGRPIRAYGGLVGHGIEAQFPVGLALAALSLGHAAKVPPFDANAETVMTAPAKTAVVTTIGHARGEGVAVLSAE, from the coding sequence ATGACGAAATCCGCAAACGACGTGGTGATCACCGGCGTCGGCATCGTGACGAGCCAGGGGGTAGGCGTCGAGCCGCATGTCGCGCTTTTGGCCGCCGCCGGACCGCCGAAAGTGCGCGTCGAGACCGAACGTTTCGCTCCCTATCCGGTTCATCCGCTGCCGGAAATCGACTGGTCCCAGCAGATCGCCAAGCGTGGCGACCAGCGGCAGATGGAAAACTGGCAGCGCCTCGGCGTCTTTGCCGCCGGTTTGGCGCTTGACGACGCAGGGCTAAAGGACAATCTCGAAGCCTGCGGCAGCATGGATATGATCGTGGCCGCCGGCGGCGGCGAGCGCGACATCAACGTCGACTCGCTGATCGTCGACGAAGGCCTGAAGCGCAACGACCGCGAGCAGCTCCTCAACGAGAAGCTGACGACTGAACTGCGGCCAACGCTCTTTCTGGCGCAGCTCTCCAATCTGCTCGCCGGCAACATATCCATCGTCCACAAGGTGACGGGCTCTTCTCGCACCTTTATGGGCGAAGAGGCTGCCGGCATTTCGGCCTTCGAAACTGCCTTCGCGCGCATCAAGGCCGGCCAGTCGACCCACACGCTCGTCGGTGGCGCGTTTTCGGCCGAGCGTATCGATATCATCCTGCTGATCGAAGCCATCCAGGGCTGCGCGGTTGGCGACTGGCATCCGATCTGGTCGCGCAAGCCGGAGGACGGCGGCGGCCTCATCCTCGGCTCGGTCGGCGCATTCCTCGTGCTCGAATCACGCCAATATGCCGAGGCGCGCGGCGCCCGCATCTACGCCTCGATCGAGGCGGTCGGTGGCGATCGCGGCAGCCGTCAGGATGGGCGGCTCGAGGCACGTCTTGCCGAGCTAGCGGCACCGGCTGCCGCCTTCGAGCCGCAGTCGACCGTGGTCTTTTCCGGCACCTCAGGCTTCCACGATCTCGCCCGCCGCGAGAAGAACTTTCTCGAAACGACACTCGCCGGTCGGCCAATTCGCGCCTATGGCGGTCTCGTCGGGCATGGCATCGAGGCACAGTTTCCAGTGGGCCTGGCGCTGGCGGCGCTCTCGCTCGGCCACGCCGCCAAGGTCCCGCCCTTCGATGCCAATGCTGAAACCGTGATGACGGCACCCGCCAAGACGGCGGTCGTGACGACGATCGGCCACGCCCGCGGCGAAGGCGTCGCCGTGCTTTCTGCGGAATAA
- a CDS encoding acyl carrier protein, whose product MRVTATFDKVADIIAETSEIDRETIKPESHTIDDLGIDSLDFLDIVFAIDKEFGIKIPLEQWTQEVNEGKVSTEEYFVLKNLCAKIDELRAAKAG is encoded by the coding sequence ATGCGCGTGACAGCAACATTCGACAAGGTCGCCGATATTATTGCGGAAACCAGCGAGATCGATCGCGAGACGATCAAGCCGGAGAGCCACACGATCGATGATCTCGGCATCGACAGCCTGGACTTCCTCGACATCGTTTTTGCGATCGACAAGGAATTCGGGATCAAGATCCCGCTCGAGCAGTGGACCCAGGAAGTCAACGAAGGCAAGGTTTCGACCGAAGAATACTTCGTGCTGAAGAACCTCTGTGCGAAGATCGACGAACTTCGGGCGGCCAAAGCGGGATGA
- a CDS encoding Crp/Fnr family transcriptional regulator yields MQIVSEKSRKDIHNSDIPVVCAACEARHGGVCSTLTPSQLTELSRHSTRRRVDPGSEMVGQGETTNNYANIIRGVVKLSKMLSDGRQQIVGLQFAPDFMGRPFTRESALSAEAATGIDICAFPRAVVERLVSEVPGLEHRLHEQALKELDEARDWMLTLGRKTAQEKVASFLYLIASHIDPEHGRASEFDLPLSRADIADYLGLTIETVSRQITKLRKEGVIRVENSRRVVVPDIDRLMRFAGMD; encoded by the coding sequence TTGCAGATCGTGAGCGAAAAAAGCCGCAAGGACATCCATAATTCCGACATTCCGGTCGTCTGCGCCGCCTGCGAGGCGCGCCACGGCGGGGTCTGCAGCACACTCACGCCGAGCCAGTTGACCGAACTCAGCCGCCATTCGACACGCCGGCGCGTCGATCCAGGCAGCGAGATGGTCGGCCAGGGCGAAACGACCAACAATTATGCGAACATCATTCGCGGCGTGGTAAAGCTCAGCAAGATGCTCTCCGACGGCCGCCAGCAGATCGTCGGTCTGCAGTTCGCGCCCGACTTCATGGGCCGGCCCTTCACCCGCGAAAGTGCGCTGAGCGCCGAGGCAGCAACCGGCATCGATATCTGCGCCTTCCCGCGCGCGGTCGTCGAGCGGCTCGTCTCTGAAGTGCCTGGCCTGGAGCACCGGCTGCACGAACAGGCCCTGAAGGAGCTCGACGAGGCACGCGACTGGATGCTGACGCTCGGCCGCAAGACCGCGCAGGAAAAGGTCGCGAGCTTTCTCTACCTCATCGCCTCCCACATCGATCCCGAGCATGGCCGTGCGAGCGAATTCGACCTGCCACTGTCGCGCGCCGACATCGCCGACTATCTCGGCCTTACCATCGAGACGGTAAGCCGCCAGATCACCAAGCTGCGTAAGGAGGGGGTGATCCGCGTCGAGAACAGCCGCCGGGTCGTTGTACCGGACATCGACCGCTTGATGCGCTTCGCCGGGATGGATTGA
- the cobD gene encoding threonine-phosphate decarboxylase CobD, producing the protein MTAPILHGGGVTEAAACFGGTPAEWLDLSTGINPRPVSLPEIDPSVWHRLPDRHVEEAARLAASRYYGTGDAMPLPVPGTQAAIQLLPRLADAGRRAAVFAPTYGEYARVLAAAGFAVDPVQRADDLAAAHGLAVVVNPNNPTGRLFPPEEILTMAGAMKAHGGLLVVDEAFGDLEPDASVARYAATSDNLIVFRSFGKFFGLAGLRLGFVIARASILAAFREWLGPWAVSGPALAISAKLMEGDTEATARSIAARRAGLDAVLRAAGMKIAGGTGLFALVESDRACELHTALCEAHILTRKFDYNPHWLRIGLTPDENGDRRLADALQRTGV; encoded by the coding sequence ATGACCGCTCCCATCCTACATGGCGGCGGGGTTACCGAGGCCGCCGCGTGTTTCGGCGGTACTCCGGCCGAATGGCTCGACCTTTCGACCGGCATCAACCCGCGTCCGGTTTCCTTGCCGGAGATCGATCCCAGTGTCTGGCATCGCCTTCCGGACCGCCATGTCGAGGAGGCGGCGCGTCTTGCCGCAAGCCGCTACTATGGAACCGGTGATGCCATGCCCCTGCCGGTGCCCGGCACCCAGGCCGCGATCCAGTTGCTGCCGCGGCTCGCTGACGCCGGGAGACGTGCCGCCGTCTTCGCGCCGACCTATGGCGAATACGCCCGCGTGCTCGCGGCTGCCGGCTTCGCGGTCGATCCCGTCCAGCGCGCCGACGATCTTGCCGCCGCGCACGGTCTCGCCGTAGTCGTCAATCCCAACAACCCGACCGGGCGGCTTTTTCCGCCTGAGGAAATCCTTACCATGGCGGGCGCCATGAAAGCGCATGGCGGCTTGCTGGTGGTCGACGAGGCTTTTGGCGATCTCGAGCCGGATGCGAGCGTCGCCCGCTATGCAGCAACCTCCGACAATCTCATCGTCTTCCGCTCCTTCGGCAAGTTCTTCGGCCTGGCAGGCCTGAGGCTCGGCTTCGTCATCGCTCGCGCTTCGATCCTTGCAGCGTTCCGCGAGTGGCTCGGTCCCTGGGCGGTCTCCGGCCCGGCACTCGCCATTTCGGCGAAACTCATGGAAGGTGACACCGAGGCAACCGCGAGGAGCATTGCTGCGCGCAGGGCTGGGCTCGATGCGGTACTCAGAGCAGCCGGCATGAAGATCGCGGGCGGTACGGGCCTTTTCGCTCTGGTCGAGAGCGACCGGGCATGCGAGCTTCATACCGCGCTTTGCGAAGCGCACATCCTGACGCGCAAGTTCGACTACAACCCGCATTGGCTCAGGATCGGCCTCACCCCGGACGAAAACGGCGATCGGCGCCTTGCTGACGCCTTGCAGCGGACAGGTGTGTAA
- a CDS encoding 3-hydroxyacyl-ACP dehydratase FabZ family protein, whose protein sequence is MLLEYFQMIDRVETVDLATGRLTARSVVPEKSPVFEGHFPGYPLVPGVLLIETMAQASGFLVLAATKFAAMPFLMSVDGAKMRTFVEPSTELEIEALLEHEGSGFAVTKAKITSAGKKICDAQLKLRTMPFDQVPLGDIVRKRAEELGLMAAMAGSEK, encoded by the coding sequence ATGCTCCTTGAATACTTCCAGATGATCGACCGCGTCGAAACGGTGGATCTTGCGACGGGCCGCCTGACGGCGCGATCGGTCGTTCCGGAAAAGAGCCCCGTGTTCGAGGGACATTTTCCGGGTTATCCCTTGGTTCCGGGCGTGCTCCTGATAGAGACCATGGCGCAGGCCTCGGGCTTTCTCGTGCTGGCCGCCACGAAATTTGCGGCGATGCCGTTCCTGATGTCTGTCGACGGCGCCAAGATGCGCACGTTCGTGGAGCCTTCCACCGAGCTTGAGATCGAGGCTTTGCTGGAGCATGAAGGGTCCGGTTTTGCCGTGACGAAGGCGAAGATTACCTCGGCCGGCAAGAAGATATGTGATGCCCAGTTGAAACTGAGGACGATGCCGTTCGATCAGGTGCCTCTCGGCGATATCGTTCGCAAGCGCGCCGAGGAGCTGGGACTGATGGCCGCGATGGCCGGTTCGGAGAAGTGA
- the hemN gene encoding oxygen-independent coproporphyrinogen III oxidase — protein sequence MEDALVLKYTAPVPRYTSYPTAPHFSEAIGNAEYEGWLGAIGEGETLSLYAHIPYCDRLCWFCACHTKQTLRYDPVTAYLAGLHREIEAIGQQVTGGARVTALHLGGGSPTLVRPDDLIALKSQFSQHFTFAEDCEISVEMDPNDLDEARHDALAAIGMSRASFGIQDFDPVVQKAINRIQTYEQTRDAIEASRARGVRSVNCDVLYGLPHQTMATLERTIEAVLSLGPDRVALFGYAHVPWMKKHQQMIPEESLPGVVARYAQMARAAEMLVACGYEAIGIDHFARPSDTLAVASREGRLRRNFQGYTDDTAETLIGLGASAIGQFREGHVQNMPATGEYLRRAEQGGLAAVRGYALTPEDRLRARVISLVMCEFGFSFERIEAEFPLIAASVIEEARLFRARDAEGLSTIESGVFKLTARGRPFARSVAAAFDAHLSNGRGRHSVAV from the coding sequence ATGGAAGACGCACTCGTTCTGAAATATACGGCGCCGGTGCCGCGCTATACCAGTTATCCGACCGCCCCGCACTTTTCCGAAGCGATCGGCAACGCGGAATACGAGGGCTGGCTTGGCGCGATCGGCGAGGGCGAGACCTTGTCACTCTACGCACATATTCCTTATTGCGACCGCCTGTGCTGGTTCTGCGCCTGCCATACGAAGCAGACGCTGCGTTATGATCCGGTGACCGCCTATTTGGCGGGCTTGCACCGGGAGATCGAGGCGATCGGTCAGCAGGTGACGGGCGGCGCGCGTGTGACCGCCTTGCACCTCGGCGGCGGCTCGCCGACGCTCGTCCGGCCGGACGATCTCATCGCGCTGAAGAGCCAGTTCTCGCAGCATTTCACCTTCGCCGAGGATTGCGAGATCAGTGTCGAGATGGACCCGAACGATCTTGACGAGGCGCGTCACGACGCCCTCGCGGCGATCGGCATGAGCCGGGCGAGCTTCGGCATCCAGGATTTCGATCCGGTCGTGCAGAAGGCCATCAATCGCATCCAGACCTATGAGCAGACGCGTGACGCGATCGAGGCGTCGCGGGCGCGCGGCGTCCGTTCCGTCAATTGCGACGTACTCTACGGCTTGCCGCATCAAACGATGGCGACGCTTGAGCGGACGATCGAGGCGGTGTTGTCGCTTGGCCCCGATCGCGTCGCGCTGTTCGGTTATGCCCATGTGCCGTGGATGAAGAAGCATCAGCAGATGATCCCGGAGGAGAGCCTCCCGGGTGTTGTCGCCCGCTACGCCCAGATGGCGCGGGCGGCGGAGATGCTCGTCGCGTGCGGTTACGAGGCGATCGGCATCGACCATTTCGCGCGGCCCTCCGATACGCTTGCCGTCGCCAGCCGGGAAGGGCGCTTGCGTCGCAATTTCCAGGGCTACACCGACGACACGGCAGAAACGCTGATCGGCCTCGGGGCTTCGGCGATCGGCCAGTTTCGCGAGGGCCATGTGCAGAACATGCCGGCGACCGGGGAATATCTGCGCCGGGCGGAGCAGGGTGGCCTTGCCGCCGTTCGCGGCTATGCGCTGACCCCGGAGGATCGGCTGCGAGCACGGGTGATCTCGCTCGTCATGTGCGAGTTCGGCTTCTCCTTCGAGCGCATCGAAGCGGAATTCCCGCTGATCGCCGCATCGGTCATCGAGGAGGCACGGCTCTTCCGTGCACGCGATGCCGAAGGCCTTTCGACGATCGAGTCCGGCGTCTTCAAGCTGACGGCGCGTGGTCGGCCCTTCGCCCGCTCGGTTGCGGCCGCCTTCGACGCCCATCTTTCGAACGGGCGCGGCCGCCACTCGGTCGCTGTTTAG
- a CDS encoding beta-ketoacyl-ACP synthase, with the protein MSKAYTDHLGRPIVAVTGMGVITSLGQGLKDNWAALSGGVSGIHKITRFPTEGLSTRISGTVDFIELPAENAVERSYAMARETTLEALAQAGLSGDFNGPLFLAAPPIEPEWSARFELADRSPPSERPGDAYNRFLAAMRQKADPVFHEAVLFGSISERLADRFGTRGLPVTLSTACASGATAIQLGVEAIRQGRTDRALTVATDGSVSAEALIRFSLLSALSTQNDPPEKASKPFTKDRDGFVIAEGAATLVLESLEAAIARGARVYGILKGCGEKADLFHRTRSSPDGGPAIATIRAALEDAGIDESGIGYINAHGTSTPENDKMEYLSMSSVFGERLPTIPVSSNKSMIGHTLTAAGAVEAVFSLQTMLTGTLPPTINYQNPDPAIVLDVVPNVKRSQQVTAVLSNSFGFGGQNASLVMTTEPA; encoded by the coding sequence ATGAGCAAGGCATATACGGATCATCTCGGCCGCCCAATTGTCGCCGTTACCGGCATGGGCGTCATCACCTCGTTGGGCCAGGGCCTTAAAGACAACTGGGCGGCGCTTTCCGGCGGCGTTTCCGGCATCCACAAGATCACCCGTTTCCCGACCGAGGGCCTTTCGACCCGCATCAGCGGTACAGTCGATTTCATCGAGTTGCCGGCCGAAAATGCGGTCGAGCGCTCCTATGCAATGGCGCGCGAGACGACACTGGAGGCACTGGCGCAGGCCGGTCTCTCCGGTGATTTCAATGGCCCGCTGTTCCTCGCTGCTCCACCGATCGAACCGGAATGGAGCGCACGCTTCGAGCTTGCCGACCGTTCGCCGCCGTCCGAGCGGCCGGGCGACGCCTATAACCGTTTCCTCGCGGCAATGCGGCAGAAGGCGGATCCGGTGTTTCACGAGGCCGTGCTCTTCGGCTCGATTTCGGAGCGCCTCGCTGACCGCTTCGGCACCCGCGGCCTGCCGGTCACGCTTTCGACGGCTTGCGCTTCCGGTGCGACGGCGATCCAGCTCGGCGTTGAGGCGATCCGCCAGGGCCGCACCGATCGCGCCTTGACGGTCGCAACGGACGGCTCGGTCAGCGCCGAGGCACTGATCCGCTTCTCGTTGCTTTCCGCGCTCTCGACCCAGAACGATCCGCCGGAAAAGGCATCGAAACCCTTCACCAAGGACCGCGACGGCTTCGTCATCGCGGAAGGGGCCGCGACGCTGGTGCTTGAATCGTTGGAAGCGGCCATTGCCCGCGGCGCACGCGTCTACGGCATTCTCAAGGGTTGCGGCGAAAAGGCCGACCTCTTCCACCGCACGCGTTCGTCGCCGGATGGCGGCCCGGCGATCGCGACGATCCGCGCCGCACTCGAGGACGCCGGTATCGACGAGAGCGGCATCGGCTATATCAATGCCCACGGCACGTCGACGCCGGAGAACGACAAGATGGAATATCTGTCGATGTCGTCCGTCTTCGGCGAGCGCCTGCCGACGATCCCGGTTTCGTCGAACAAGTCGATGATCGGCCATACGTTGACGGCGGCCGGTGCGGTCGAGGCGGTCTTCTCGCTGCAGACGATGCTGACCGGCACGCTGCCGCCGACGATCAACTACCAAAACCCTGACCCGGCGATCGTTCTCGATGTCGTGCCGAACGTGAAGCGCAGCCAGCAGGTCACTGCCGTGCTGTCGAACTCCTTCGGCTTCGGTGGTCAGAATGCCAGCCTTGTCATGACCACCGAGCCGGCGTAA
- a CDS encoding lipid A biosynthesis lauroyl acyltransferase, whose amino-acid sequence MLITRLVLAANHFRQWLIAQLVFLLLTVLKLFPADAAINFMDRVARWIGPKTGRYKLTLTNLRNAFPEKSEAELQEIALESWGNMGRMAAEYVFLDQLFDFDPFRSEPGRVEVSGIPLFLDLRDNPRPFIVFTAHSGNFEMLPVAGSAFGLEVTVLFRPPNNPYMAEKVFEFRKARMGNLVPSHAGSSFALARQLERGDGVGVLVDQKFRKGLKTKFFGRDVQTNPLLAKLVRQFNCEVYPARCIRLPGGRFRLELEPAITIPRRADGSVDVNATAQMLNDKVESWVREYPGQWLWYHDRWNIKRSL is encoded by the coding sequence ATGCTGATCACACGGCTGGTGCTGGCCGCCAACCATTTTCGGCAATGGCTGATTGCGCAGCTCGTGTTCCTGCTGCTTACGGTCCTGAAGCTCTTCCCGGCGGATGCGGCGATCAACTTCATGGACCGCGTCGCGCGCTGGATCGGCCCGAAGACCGGGCGTTACAAGCTGACGCTGACCAATCTGCGCAACGCCTTTCCGGAAAAGAGCGAGGCGGAGCTGCAGGAGATCGCGCTCGAGAGCTGGGGCAATATGGGCCGGATGGCGGCGGAATACGTCTTCCTCGACCAACTCTTCGATTTCGATCCGTTTCGCTCGGAGCCGGGCAGGGTGGAAGTCTCCGGCATCCCGCTGTTCCTGGACCTGCGCGATAATCCGCGGCCCTTTATCGTCTTTACCGCCCATAGCGGCAATTTCGAAATGCTGCCCGTTGCGGGCTCGGCTTTCGGGCTCGAAGTCACCGTCCTCTTCCGCCCGCCGAACAATCCCTACATGGCCGAGAAGGTGTTTGAATTCCGCAAGGCGCGGATGGGCAATCTAGTACCCTCCCATGCCGGTTCTTCCTTCGCGCTCGCCCGTCAGCTTGAGCGCGGCGACGGTGTCGGCGTTCTGGTCGACCAGAAGTTCCGCAAGGGCTTGAAGACGAAGTTCTTCGGTCGCGACGTGCAGACGAACCCGCTGCTTGCCAAGCTCGTCCGTCAGTTCAACTGCGAGGTCTATCCGGCCCGCTGCATCCGTCTGCCCGGCGGTCGCTTCCGGCTGGAGCTCGAACCCGCGATTACGATCCCGCGCAGGGCGGATGGCAGCGTCGATGTCAATGCGACGGCGCAGATGTTGAACGACAAGGTCGAGAGCTGGGTCCGCGAATATCCGGGCCAATGGCTCTGGTATCACGATCGCTGGAACATCAAGCGCAGTCTCTAG